Proteins from a single region of Lepus europaeus isolate LE1 chromosome 4, mLepTim1.pri, whole genome shotgun sequence:
- the LOC133758715 gene encoding inter-alpha-trypsin inhibitor-like, with amino-acid sequence MYVILVNSGGGASTVPAREGLLLRHGRQTEALIHSSLLTSGLGECVPGQQEPKPAPVSRTRRAVLPQEEEGSGTGQLVMEMNKKEDSCQLGYSEGPCLGLFERYFYNGSSMACETFNYGGCLGNGNNFVSEKECLQTCRTVAACSLPIVPGPCRGIFPLWAFDAVQGKCVLFNYGGCQGNGNKFYSEKECKEYCGKPGDGDEELLPSN; translated from the exons ATGTATGTGATCCTCGTCAA CAGTGGCGGGGGCGCCAGCACCGTGCCAGCCCGCGAGGGGCTGCTGCTGAGACATGGCAGGCAGACAGAGGCTCTAATTCACTCCTCTCTCCTGACCTCTGGCCTAGGGGAATGTGtgcctgggcagcaggaaccAAAGCCCGCCCCCGTGTCGAGAACCCGCCGGGCTGTGCTCCCCCAGGAAGAGGAAGGATCTGGGACCGGGCAACTGGTGATGGAGATGAACAAGAAAGAAGACTCCTGCCAGCTGGGCTACTCTGAGGGCCCCTGCTTGGGACTCTTCGAGAGGTATTTCTACAACGGCTCGTCCATGGCCTGCGAAACCTTCAACTACGGCGGCTGCCTGGGCAATGGCAACAACTTTGTATCGGAGAAGGAGTGTCTGCAGACCTGCCGGACCgtggctgcctgcagcctgcccATAGTCCCCGGCCCATGCCGCGGCATTTTCCCTCTCTGGGCATTTGATGCCGTCCAGGGGAAGTGTGTCCTCTTCAACTATGGTGGTTGCCAAGGCAACGGCAACAAGTTTTACTCAGAGAAGGAGTGCAAGGAGTACTGCGGGAAGCCTGGTGACGGGGACGAGGAGCTGCTTCCCTCCAATTGA